In Pelecanus crispus isolate bPelCri1 chromosome 13, bPelCri1.pri, whole genome shotgun sequence, the DNA window TGTAAGAAAACATAtgcaatatttatttgaaagtaTTGGTGGTGGAGGTTTAGTCTCCTTTTAGTATGAATTTGTCATTGATTTTTAAGACAAGCAGCACTGAAGTgaatatatatttctgtaaaaatgaaaatgcagtctGGTAGTGTTCCCTTAGAAGTCCACTGGAATTTGCCTTGGGAAAAAGTAAGAATTGATGAGACTTCAgatgctttctttctcttttaagtaGATAGCGTGTCTCCCCATCAGTGGAATTTCTCTTCACATTGCTCCAAACCATATCCGTCATCTTCTGCAACAAGCATGTCAAATTCTGGTCtgaatttttctgctgctggtaTGGCAGGCCAATACCAGCCATCAGCTCTGCGGAGTCATCCAACTCAACCTGCAGATTTATGGCCCTTCCCTTCGATTGGGACTCCCAGTCTTACCAGTTCGGTGTATCATCATGCCTTGCCTGACCTGCATGTGGTAGATGAACCGATCTCTGACAGGAAATACGGTTCTCTTCTTGGTCTTCTGCAACAGGAAAGGTGCCTAACATCCATGCAAGAATGTACCATGAAGCAACATTCAAGTTCTGCTTGTGTGACTGGACCTGCTAGGTTACAAAATATAAGTCAAAGTTCAGCTCCTGGGGGAGGTAAGGAAATACTTAACTATAACTTTATTCTTTAATGGCACCTTATATAAAGAGACAAAATAATACAGTCTGTTCCTAAGGTTCTCAAATTGGTGCCATCTTCAGCCCAGctcacagaaatttttttcaacaGGTAACCCATGACGTGTACTGTGGTACTTGGGAATGATTAGCTATGTAGTATGGCTTAATCAAAAAATATGCGTTGCCCACCttgcacaatatttttttacCTTCTAGCTTGCATTATGGAGATATTTTAAGtgaatataaacatttttcacagCGCTATCAGGATCTCTACCTTATAGGTAGCAGGTATGGTGTGTACCAGATGCTCCCGTATTGTGACCAGAAAGGGGTGGCTAGGTGGGAGCCCTGAGCAACCTATCATACTGTCTAGGGTGTTAATGATGTTCTGAATGCAGGATGTGAAACTGCAGTCCTTACCAGAAAGGCCAGggctttctctccctccccagtcTCTGTGTGTAGCTGGAAGGACTGGGGTAAAGGGCCTGGCGGGTTGATCTTGCCTCGTCTCCCAGCTAATTGCTGCCTGCCATGAAgcactgctgccctgcctgtcaAAGGCTGCGATTGCTCCCTGCAGTAGATTTCCCAGAGCTGATGCAATTCATGCAGGAGCAATGATTGTTGCTTATTTATTCTTAACAATTAGTAAGAATCCCAATCCTATGTACTGCcagcacagagaagacagaCGGCTGGTGACTGAAGTCCATTTCCCAGGAGCTTACGTCCCCACAGCATCTAGGACTGCTGGTTAAAATTGCTCCCTTGTGAGTTATTTCTGCCTTTGAGAAGCTCTCTGGGATCAGGCTTCCTGGCCAGAGTCCTGGTGCCCTGTTAGGGTACTGCTGCATTGCTGTTCCTGGGCGTTACCCAGATAGTCAGCTTGGCACTGGTCT includes these proteins:
- the VGLL1 gene encoding transcription cofactor vestigial-like protein 1: MEETRKLSPKPCKSKEPVKTEWGTQSVVFTYFQGDINSVVDEHFSRALSNAKNPQDLSTKHKDETVVLKNDSVSPHQWNFSSHCSKPYPSSSATSMSNSGLNFSAAGMAGQYQPSALRSHPTQPADLWPFPSIGTPSLTSSVYHHALPDLHVVDEPISDRKYGSLLGLLQQERCLTSMQECTMKQHSSSACVTGPARLQNISQSSAPGGERKASSYQGSENPSVSHANAGIQIHDRRQDLYF